The following proteins come from a genomic window of Gossypium raimondii isolate GPD5lz chromosome 5, ASM2569854v1, whole genome shotgun sequence:
- the LOC105770540 gene encoding aspartyl protease AED3 — translation MKTHIYFSLVFFLFSVAQGLNPKCETQDHGSNLQVFHIYSPCSPFKPSKPLSWEEDVLQTQAKDQARLQYLSSLVAKKSVVPIASGRQIVQSPTYIVRANIGTPPQTLLMAMDTSNDAAWIPCTGCLGCSSTVFDNAKSTTFQSLGCQAPQCKQVQNPSCDGSGNTCIFNMTYGGSTIAANLSQDTFTLANDSVSSYTFGCLQKTTGNSVPPQGLLGLGRGPLSLLSQTQDLYQATFSYCLPNFRSANFSGSLRLGPVGQPVRIKYTPLLKNPRRPSLYFVNLIGIRVGNKVVDIPPSAIAFNPTTGAGTIIDSGTVFTRLVEPAYVAVRDEFRRRVKVANVTSLGGFDTCYTVPIVAPTITFMFTSMNVTLPQDNLLIHSTAGSITCLAMASAPDNVNSVLNVIANMQQQNHRILFDVPNSRLGVARELCT, via the exons ATGAAAACCCACATATATTTTTCTCTggttttcttcttgttttcagTAGCCCAAGGATTGAACCCCAAATGTGAGACCCAAGACCATGGTTCAAACCTCCAAGTGTTCCATATTTACAGTCCCTGCTCACCCTTCAAGCCCTCAAAGCCACTGTCATGGGAAGAAGATGTGCTCCAAACACAAGCCAAGGACCAGGCCAGGCTTCAATATTTGTCGAGCCTGGTGGCTAAGAAATCTGTGGTGCCGATAGCTTCTGGCAGGCAGATTGTGCAAAGTCCCACTTATATCGTGAGGGCCAACATTGGAACCCCACCTCAAACCTTGCTTATGGCCATGGATACTAGCAATGATGCCGCTTGGATACCTTGCACTGGCTGCCTTGGCTGCTCTTCTACTGTCTTTGACAATGCTAAATCCACCACTTTCCAGTCCCTCGGCTGCCAAGCTCCTCAATGCAAGCAG GTACAAAATCCCAGCTGCGATGGCAGTGGCAACACTTGCATATTCAACATGACCTACGGGGGTTCAACCATTGCAGCAAACCTCTCACAGGACACATTCACCTTAGCCAACGACTCTGTCTCGAGCTACACTTTCGGCTGCCTGCAAAAGACAACCGGCAACTCGGTGCCACCACAAGGTCTATTGGGGCTCGGCCGAGGTCCATTATCCCTTCTATCTCAGACCCAAGACCTGTACCAAGCCACATTTTCATACTGTTTGCCTAATTTTAGGTCCGCCAACTTTTCTGGGTCATTGAGACTTGGGCCAGTGGGGCAGCCAGTGAGGATCAAATACACCCCATTACTGAAGAACCCGAGGAGACCATCCCTTTACTTTGTGAATTTGATTGGAATTAGGGTTGGAAACAAAGTTGTTGATATCCCACCATCTGCCATTGCTTTCAATCCTACCACCGGTGCTGGCACCATTATTGATTCTG GTACCGTTTTCACCCGGCTAGTTGAACCAGCCTATGTAGCCGTCCGAGACGAGTTTCGAAGACGAGTTAAGGTGGCCAACGTAACATCTCTTGGCGGTTTCGACACATGTTACACAGTCCCGATTGTGGCTCCGACGATAACGTTCATGTTCACCAGCATGAACGTGACACTGCCACAAGACAACCTGTTAATCCACAGCACAGCAGGCAGCATCACATGTTTGGCGATGGCATCGGCACCGGATAATGTGAATTCTGTGCTGAATGTGATAGCCAATATGCAGCAACAGAACCATAGGATCCTTTTCGATGTGCCAAATTCCAGGTTGGGCGTTGCCCGTGAGCTCTGCACCTAA
- the LOC105770518 gene encoding phosphatidylinositol 4-phosphate 5-kinase 6, translating into MSKKLGFRKALETRLKKSQVAAKKKAISIFTAMSVAHVDDEELTPGEVRNIEKALPRGDIYTGQWCDNLPHGDGKYLWTDGCMYVGEWYKGKMTGKGKFSWPSGATYEGEFKSGFMDGKGTYTGCSGDTYKGSWVMNFKQGEGAHSFSSGDRYEGEWRRGLPDGQGRYQWKNGNHYMGQWRNGLMHGNGTMIWSNGNRYDGSWEDGFPRGNGNFKWPDGSLYVGIWTKDGKDQNGTYYPAGSPSENLDWDPQQVFLEDLKDAKICTGENVSILPSQKMPNWSAMAKRSEGRQRRMVERKSKNLSYGSDITDVSTAGEGDSKVEDVVVRKPNPENSDIRQSRPQFKKIMKKQGQTISKGHKHYDLMLNLQLGIRHSVGRPGPVVSLDLRPSAFDPKEKVWTKFPPEGSKHTPPHQSCDFRWKDYCPLVFRTLRKLFNVDAADYMLSICGNDALRELSSPGKSGMFFYLTNDDRYMIKTMKKAEVKVLIRMLPAYYNHVRSFQNTLVTKFFGLHCVKLTGTSQKKVRFVIMENLFCTHYAIHRRFDLKGSSHGRTSSKPESEVDPTTTLKDLDLNYIFRLQKLWFQEFCRQVDRDCDFLEQERIMDYSLLIGFHFREVSSPCGSDVPTPTGNQDPLTEDAPRLSQASKDQFPSDRWSSVRLGTNMPARAEKTVRKSDSDSQLVGEPTGVFYDVILFFGIIDILQDYDITKKLEHAYKSMQYDPTSISAVDPKQYSKRFRDFIFKVFVEDT; encoded by the exons ATGAGCAAAAAACTTGGCTTTAGAAAGGCCTTGGAAACTAGACTAAAGAAATCACAAGTTGCTGCAAAGAAGAAAGCAATCAGCATATTTACAGCTATGTCTGTAGCTCATGTTGATGATGAAGAGTTAACCCCTGGTGAAGTTCGCAATATTGAAAAAGCCCTTCCAAGAGGTGATATTTATACAGGCCAATGGTGTGATAATTTGCCCCATGGTGATGGTAAGTATTTATGGACGGATGGATGTATGTATGTGGGTGAATGGTATAAAGGAAAGATGACTGGGAAAGGCAAATTCTCTTGGCCTTCAGGTGCTACCTATGAAGGTGAATTCAAGAGTGGTTTCATGGATGGCAAAGGGACTTACACGGGTTGTTCAGGGGATACATACAAAGGGTCTTGGGTTATGAACTTCAAACAAGGAGAAGGGGCACATAGTTTTTCCAGTGGGGATCGCTATGAAGGCGAATGGCGCCGTGGGTTGCCAGATGGACAAGGGAGGTACCAATGGAAGAATGGGAACCATTACATGGGTCAATGGAGGAATGGATTGATGCATGGCAATGGAACCATGATTTGGAGCAATGGGAACAGATATGATGGTTCCTGGGAAGATGGTTTTCCTAGAGGAAATGGTAATTTCAAATGGCCAGATGGAAGCCTTTATGTTGGTATTTGGACTAAAGATGGTAAGGATCAAAATGGAACCTATTATCCAGCTGGTTCTCCATCTGAGAATCTAGATTGGGATCCTCAGCAAGTGTTTTTAGAGGATTTGAAAGATGCCAAGATATGCACTGGTGAAAATGTGTCCATTTTGCCATCACAAAAGATGCCAAATTGGTCTGCCATGGCTAAGAGAAGTGAAGGGAGGCAAAGGAGAATGGTTGAAAGGAAGTCCAAAAATCTTAGTTATGGTTCCGATATAACTGATGTTTCAACTGCAGGTGAAGGGGATTCAAAGGTTGAAGATGTAGTTGTAAGAAAACCTAACCCTGAAAATTCAGATATAAGACAGAGTAGGCCACAGTTTAAGAAGATAATGAAGAAGCAAGGCCAGACCATATCCAAAGGCCACAAGCATTATGATCTAATGCTCAATTTGCAACTAGGTATCAG ACACTCTGTTGGAAGGCCTGGTCCGGTTGTATCCCTTGATCTAAGGCCTTCGGCTTTTGATCCGAAAGAAAAAGTATGGACCAAATTTCCGCCCGAAGGATCCAAGCACACTCCACCACATCAATCTTGTGATTTCAGGTGGAAGGATTACTGTCCACTTGTGTTCAG GACCCTTAGGAAATTGTTCAATGTGGATGCAGCTGATTACATGCTTTCGATATGTGGGAACGATGCCCTTCGGGAATTATCATCCCCGGGAAAAAGTGGAATGTTCTTTTACTTGACCAATGATGACAGATACATGATAAAGACAATGAAGAAGGCAGAAGTAAAA GTTCTCATAAGGATGCTCCCAGCCTACTATAATCATGTTCGGTCGTTTCAGAACACTTTAGTCACCAAATTTTTTGGTCTTCACTGTGTGAAACTGACCGGGACATCCCAGAAGAAG GTGCGCTTTGTTATAATGGAGAATCTGTTCTGTACTCACTATGCCATTCATAGGCGCTTTGACTTGAAAGGTTCGTCACATGGTCGCACATCTTCTAAACCCGAATCAGAAGTTGATCCGACAACAACCCTCAAAGACCTTGATCTCAATTATATATTTCGATTGCAGAAACTATGGTTCCAAGAGTTTTGCAG ACAAGTCGACCGAGATTGTGACTTTCTCGAACAGGAGAGAATTATGGACTATAGTCTGCTGATTGGTTTTCATTTTCGAGAAGTTTCCTCACCTTGTGGTTCCGACGTTCCCACGCCTACTG GAAATCAAGATCCTCTAACTGAAGACGCTCCTCGGCTATCTCAAGCTAGCAAGGATCAGTTTCCTAGTGATCG GTGGTCTTCCGTTAGGTTAGGTACTAACATGCCTGCTCGGGCCGAAAAGACGGTGAGAAAATCGGATTCTGATTCTCAGCTAGTTGGAGAACCAACTGGTGTATTCTATGATGTAATCCTCTTCTTCGGTATAATCGACATTCTACAAGACTACGATATTACCAAGAAGCTCGAGCATGCATATAAATCGATGCAGTACGATCCAACATCGATTTCAGCTGTTGATCCTAAGCAATATTCAAAACGCTTTCGGgactttattttcaaagtttttgtAGAGGACACTTga
- the LOC105770519 gene encoding NADPH:quinone oxidoreductase isoform X2 — MWLSLAKIVLGSMRRSLERVLRNYRAMEAMAAAKPVIKVAALCGSLREGSYNRGLLRYAMELTKEEIEGIQIDYIDISPLPMLNTDLEVDGKYPPVVEAFRQRILVADSILFASPEYNYSVTGPLKNAIDWASRPPNVFANKAAAIVSVAGSLGGARAQYHYRQIGVYLDLHFINKPEFFLNAYESPAKFDSDGNLIDPASKKRMKKVLLALQAFTLQLQGCNFNLSTTSEFPRRIGRLSEEGHGLTPCTEGSLAPPFPASTRYKLGRTSETYDWYDLETCNNERSVLSQFQDEHFRLKNKRYTPNARERMYKFGLVASWVFFLIVIMLNYRVNSIEDACCKRNVFSRSLDLWVAYS, encoded by the exons ATGTGGCTTTCTCTTGCAAAAATAGTTCTAGGTTCAATG AGGAGAAGCCTGGAGAGAGTTCTGAGAAATTACAGAGCAATGGAAGCCATGGCAGCAGCGAAACCAGTGATCAAAGTTGCTGCCCTTTGTGGGTCTTTAAGGGAAGGCTCTTACAATAGAGGCTTACTTCGTTATG CAATGGAGCTAACTAAGGAAGAGATTGAAGGGATTCAGATTGATTACATTGACATTTCGCCGCTTCCTATGCTCAACACTGACCTCGAGGTTGATGGAAAGTATCCGCCTGTTGTCGAGGCTTTCAGGCAGAGGATTTTGGTGGCTGATAGCATCCTATTTGCTTCCCCTGAGTACAACTACTCTGTTACTG GACCCCTGAAGAATGCAATTGACTGGGCTTCTCGACCGCCAAATGTTTTTGCCAATAAAGCTGCTGCCATCGTAAGTGTCGCAGGAAGTTTAGGTGGTGCGCGAGCACAATATCATTATCGCCAGATTGGGGTTTATCTTGATCTTCATTTTATAAACAAACCCGAGTTTTTCTTGAATGCATATGAGTCTCCAGCGAAGTTTGATAGTGATGGCAACCTTATTGATCCAGCATCcaagaagagaatgaaaaaagtTCTTCTTGCATTGCAAGCCTTTACTCTGCAACTCCAAG GCTGCAATTTCAATCTCTCAACAACATCCGAGTTCCCAAGGCGGATTGGCAGATTATCCGAGGAAGGACATGGCTTAACACCATGCACCGAAGGAAGCCTTGCTCCACCATTCCCTGCTAGCACAAGGTACAAGCTTGGAAGAACATCTGAAACATATGATTGGTATGATTTGGAGACCTGCAACAACGAAAGAAGTGTTCTTAGTCAGTTTCAAGACGAGCATTTCAGGCTCAAGAATAAAAGGTACACTCCTAATGCAAGGGAAAGGATGTATAAATTTGGATTGGTTGCATCTTGGGTGTTTTTCCTTATCGTAATCATGCTCAATTATCGGGTTAATAGCATCGAAGATGCTTGCTGCAAGAGGAACGTGTTTAGCAGGAGCCTTGATCTCTGGGTGGCCTATAGTTAA
- the LOC105770519 gene encoding NADPH:quinone oxidoreductase isoform X1, with protein MEISSRLFKGLIQRDLDACPMWLSLAKIVLGSMRRSLERVLRNYRAMEAMAAAKPVIKVAALCGSLREGSYNRGLLRYAMELTKEEIEGIQIDYIDISPLPMLNTDLEVDGKYPPVVEAFRQRILVADSILFASPEYNYSVTGPLKNAIDWASRPPNVFANKAAAIVSVAGSLGGARAQYHYRQIGVYLDLHFINKPEFFLNAYESPAKFDSDGNLIDPASKKRMKKVLLALQAFTLQLQGCNFNLSTTSEFPRRIGRLSEEGHGLTPCTEGSLAPPFPASTRYKLGRTSETYDWYDLETCNNERSVLSQFQDEHFRLKNKRYTPNARERMYKFGLVASWVFFLIVIMLNYRVNSIEDACCKRNVFSRSLDLWVAYS; from the exons ATGGAGATAAGCTCCAGGTTATTCAAAGGACTTATTCAAAGGGACTTGGATGCTTGTCCAATGTGGCTTTCTCTTGCAAAAATAGTTCTAGGTTCAATG AGGAGAAGCCTGGAGAGAGTTCTGAGAAATTACAGAGCAATGGAAGCCATGGCAGCAGCGAAACCAGTGATCAAAGTTGCTGCCCTTTGTGGGTCTTTAAGGGAAGGCTCTTACAATAGAGGCTTACTTCGTTATG CAATGGAGCTAACTAAGGAAGAGATTGAAGGGATTCAGATTGATTACATTGACATTTCGCCGCTTCCTATGCTCAACACTGACCTCGAGGTTGATGGAAAGTATCCGCCTGTTGTCGAGGCTTTCAGGCAGAGGATTTTGGTGGCTGATAGCATCCTATTTGCTTCCCCTGAGTACAACTACTCTGTTACTG GACCCCTGAAGAATGCAATTGACTGGGCTTCTCGACCGCCAAATGTTTTTGCCAATAAAGCTGCTGCCATCGTAAGTGTCGCAGGAAGTTTAGGTGGTGCGCGAGCACAATATCATTATCGCCAGATTGGGGTTTATCTTGATCTTCATTTTATAAACAAACCCGAGTTTTTCTTGAATGCATATGAGTCTCCAGCGAAGTTTGATAGTGATGGCAACCTTATTGATCCAGCATCcaagaagagaatgaaaaaagtTCTTCTTGCATTGCAAGCCTTTACTCTGCAACTCCAAG GCTGCAATTTCAATCTCTCAACAACATCCGAGTTCCCAAGGCGGATTGGCAGATTATCCGAGGAAGGACATGGCTTAACACCATGCACCGAAGGAAGCCTTGCTCCACCATTCCCTGCTAGCACAAGGTACAAGCTTGGAAGAACATCTGAAACATATGATTGGTATGATTTGGAGACCTGCAACAACGAAAGAAGTGTTCTTAGTCAGTTTCAAGACGAGCATTTCAGGCTCAAGAATAAAAGGTACACTCCTAATGCAAGGGAAAGGATGTATAAATTTGGATTGGTTGCATCTTGGGTGTTTTTCCTTATCGTAATCATGCTCAATTATCGGGTTAATAGCATCGAAGATGCTTGCTGCAAGAGGAACGTGTTTAGCAGGAGCCTTGATCTCTGGGTGGCCTATAGTTAA